gactttttttttgtttgttgcgaTGATTGCAGAGGTACATGCAGCAGCACGAGGAGGTGGAGCTCTCGGCCCTTGGCATGGGTAAAACTCTTTTGCCCTTCACAATGCTATTTACCAGTATTCTTCACGTTCAACTGTTGTGTTGTTGTAAGCTTTTATGTACCTGTATCTCAAAAGTCAGAAACGTTTGTATGTCGAGTTTTGACTACAACTGTCCCTGGTTACTCATATTTTGAGTTTTGACTGTGAAGTCTTAGCGATTTTTCAGAGTGTCTTGTGTTGGCATTCTTGTGAGCTGTCCTACCTCAAGGATGTGGTGATCCTTGTGAAAGTTCACTCTGAAAGGTCAACACAGGTTAATTCTGTTATTGCAATGTCTAGTTATTGGCCATAGGTCTTGCGGATCTGTGATGACGTATTATTGTGGTTATAAGTTCAAGTGCCCAAGGTTAACTTTTAGCATGATTTATCGTGTCCTTTCTATTACTTTTCTGTTATGTTTTATTGCTTTTCTGTTATGGTACCTGTTTTAGGATATTTCTTTGGTCAAATTTACATACATACAAACATGATGACATAATGTCCATGACTCCACTTTTCACTTTGTATTCATAATTATATCTTGCAATTGTCCTCTTCGCTGTGGTAATATCTGTTGTGCCTGTCCATACTGTACTTTCTTAATTACAACATGTTGGTATGCTGATGAACTTCCTTATCATTCCAGCCATTGCCACTGTGGTTACTGTTGCTGAAATTCTGAAAAATAATGGGCTCGCTGTTGAAAAGAGTAAGGATTTGTAGCCTATATACTTCTGTCATTGTGACTCATTTGCATCTTCATCTAATGAGAATTGGTTTCCAGAGATCATGACATCCACAGTTGATGTCAAGGATGATTCAAAGGCCCGCCCTATTCAGAAAGCCAAGGTGAACATCTCTTCCCTTCTAAGAAATGAAGTAATATTGCTCAAGATTACTAGCGGATTGTTTTTTTTATGCTAATACTGTTACTGTGGCCAGATCGAAATAGTGCTGGGCAAGACAGATAAATTTGATGAGCTGATGGCGGCAGCTGATGCAGAGAGGGAAGCTGCCGAGGCAGAGGAACAGAGCTAAACGTCTATCTTAAATTTTGATGTTGTATTAGTACAATGCTGTTAGGTTGTGGATTTTAATCTCTTGGCCAACAAGAGACAGTACTTCTGTGCTAGTATAATCAAGAGCTGTGCTCATTTTATTTGTTTCCATGGTAACTTATCTTTATGATAAGATTCGTTTTCACTAGTGTTTTGTTGAGTTTCCAATTATGGGCCTGTCTTGGACTATTCTGCTCCACTCCTTTCAACTCCACAAACTCTGCACTAGTAGGGAAAAAAAGTGGagttaggctatctccaacaacaccaTCCAAAATACAAGACCTGCGCTACATGtaaaaggttcaatacctattcggcattttcaacaacaagatccaaaagagaattctttctgcaaatgggttttcaAGAGAAAGGATGCTCATATTTGTGTTGTGTCTCTCAGACAACCTAAAATAGATTTCCCGTATAGGTACTCGGTTGGAAACTGATTTTGGGTCTCTTGCTatccattttgggtttgggtgcccATATGGGTTCtttattggagacagtcttacgaCGTGTTTGGTAGGGCTTGGCTACTCAAAAAggtggtgattttttttttttttgctccggtTGGAAAACGTCAGGTTCTGGTTGTTTAATAAAAAAATGGATAAAAAGGATGAAATCTAATCTTTTCTTTGTTTgatcttttttttctcttttctttgttttttatgtcctctcttattttcttctctctttaGAGTATAACTTCGGTAGTAGCCGTCGAAATAGGGCCCTTTTTTTCATGCTCTCTTACTTTTTGAGGAGGGTTTTTTTTCTGCACTCTGTTAAGTGGCCCGCGGCTCAAAACAATTCTAAGTAGAGAATGACAGAAGACGCTTGCCATCCTCTTTCAGTCTTTCTTGCCTTCTTCCCCATTGACTAGAGGGCGGGAGGAGGAGGCCATGCTGCCAGGGAGAGGCGTTGGGGGAGGACCGGAGGAGGCCTCACCGGAGAGGGGGGCGCTGGGAGCCTAGGAGGCAGAACTGCGAGGAAACCATCCATTAGTGGGCTCCCTTCCATTAGTGGGCTCCCTCCAGAGCCCCCAGGAATGAGGGTCCGAAGGGGGATTTGATGGCCCTCTCGGGGCGACTTATTCTAGGGTGGAAAAATTTATGGAGAAATAATTTGAATAATTATTTTATTCTTTATGGAGGGTTTTTCATTCCTGGGTGTGCCtccccttgcttccaaattagCCCTCAAATTTTAGGGTTCTGGTAGAGTTCTCCGGACCTCTTTTTTTATCGTAAGTTCTCAAATTTAGTCTTGAGAGCTCTAAGTAGGGGCTTGTAGGGGCCTCTCTAGAGTTGCTCTTATCCGCTCAACATACCATCGCATGTGTCGCTGACTTCTGTC
The nucleotide sequence above comes from Miscanthus floridulus cultivar M001 chromosome 18, ASM1932011v1, whole genome shotgun sequence. Encoded proteins:
- the LOC136521351 gene encoding uncharacterized protein At2g34160-like, yielding MEEVTEGVNNLAITEPHKKNRIQVSNTKKPLFFYVNLAKRYMQQHEEVELSALGMAIATVVTVAEILKNNGLAVEKKIMTSTVDVKDDSKARPIQKAKIEIVLGKTDKFDELMAAADAEREAAEAEEQS